AAGCCGCGCACGTCCTTCGCGAACAGCTGCTTCTCGGGCGTGTCGTGGAAGTAGATGTTGAAGCTGTTCGGGAAGAGGAACTTGACGAGGCCTAACGAGTTCTTCGGGCCCGGCTTCTGGCGGAGGTGCGTGCGGCCGGCCTCGCGGAACGTCTCGAGGTCGTTCTCCGCCATGTAGTTCCGGTTGGCGTGTATCTTGGGCCACGTCTCCTTGGCGGCGATCTCGTCGGTGATGTTCCAGTACGGGCGGAAGACGACCGTCTGCATCGAGTCGGCGAACACGGGGGTCTTCTTGTCCTCGTAGTCCTTACCGACGACGACCTTCATCTCGAGCGCCTTCTTGCCGCCGTCCCACGCCTCGAGAGAGAACGCGGGCACGTTGGCGATGACGTAGCGCGCGCCGAGAGTGCGCGGGAGCCAGCGGTAGCGCTCGAGGTTGGCCGCGATCTGCCCCATGCGGTAGTCGACCGGCACGTTGAGCGCGTTGACGGTCTCGGGGCCTAACAGGCTGTCGACGGCGATGCCGTGGCGCGCCTGGAACGCGGCCACGCCGCCGGCGAGCCCGGCGTCGTAGGTGGCCTGGCCCGCCGCGGTCTGGCCGGCGCGCGCCGGAGCGCGGGCGGCCCCGCGGCGCGCGGGCGGCGGGGCGGCGCGGCGCGGCCGGTCGGGCGTGCCGCTGTCGGCGGCGGCCGAGTCCCGCGCGCTGTCCCCGGCCGCGGCCCGCGCGGCGCCGGCCCGCGCGGCGTCGGCCTGCACGGAGTCGGCGTCCGGCGCGCCGGCGCCGCCCAACAATCCCTCGGCCGAGAGGCGGGCGCGCAGGGCCGAGAGGCGCGCGGGGCTGTCCGCGTCGCCGGGTTTGAGGGCGCGGCCCGCGGGCACCCGCGGCCAGTCGCCCTTTGCGGCGAGCGCACGGTACTGGACGAGCTGCTGACGGAGCGCCCGGTAGTCTGCCTCCTGCGGCCGCATGCGGTCGATGCCGCGGCTCACGTCGGGGTCGCCGAGCGAGCGCACGAGCGCGCTGTCGATGCGCGACTCCTGACGCGAAATGAACCAGTCCTGCTTCTCGACCTGCTTCGGGTCGACCTGGCCGGTCAGCAGATCCTCGGCGAGCGCGGCGTAGGCGCTCGTGAACATCACGTCGGCGGCGGCGATCTGTTCGGCCGTGGCCTTCGGCGTAGCCCCGTTCGCCCCGTTCGTGCTCTCGACCGACTGGAGGGCGCGGGCGAGCTCGGGAAGGGGCAGGCGCTCGAGGTTGAGCGCGTCCTGGTCGGCGCTGACGAGCGCCTTGAGGAGGGCGGGGCTGCGGACCTTGTCCGGGCCCTGGTCGCTCATCCAGAGGGGCGCGCCGTTGAACGCCTTGTAGAGGCGCTGGACGTGCTGCCACGCGTCGGCGTCGAGCGAGGCCGGCCGGCGGCCGGCGAGCTGGCGAGCGATCGCCTGCTGAACGGCGGACGCGGGAATGCCGGCGATCGTGGCCGGCACGCTCGGCTTCCACCCGATGGCGGCCGGAGCCGCGGGCGCGACGGCGTTACTCCCGGCCGGGTTACTCCCGACCGGATTGCTCCCAGCCGGGCCGCCGGACGACGGCGGCGTACTGACCGGCGGGGCCGCGGCGTCCGCCGTCTTGCTTTCGGAGACTGAACACGCGGCCGCGGAGAGTGCGACCGCGAGGAGCAGAAGACCCTGCGGCCCGCGCGCGGACGAGCGGGCGGACGCAGGCGTGGAAACAATGGAGATCATGCGACAGCGTGCGAAGTCGGAGAAACGATACGGGGCCGGCACCGAGGCGAAGGCGAATTGTGCGCCAGCGCACATACGTACCCCGGACGCCGCGCGGCAGACGTACCAACGCCCCTGATCGCGACGAGCGACCAGAGGCGTAGATACCAGCGCGACGGAGGCGGGCGACGCCCCGGCACGCAGAACCGGCGGAGGGGGGCTCCCGACCCGTATCCCCCGCGCGGGCCGTGCGGGTCAGGCCGAGCGGGTCCTCCGGAGCACCAACGCGCCGGCGAGGCCGACGACGCCGGTCGCGAGTAGCACGTAGGTCGAGGGCGCGGGAACCGTCGGGGCGAGCAGCGCGGCGAGGTGGTCCGGTCCGATGACGGCGGGGACTCCGCCCCGCACGCCGGCCGGCACGGCGATCCCGGCGCCGGCGGCGAGCAGAGCGGTCGACTTCGTCACGAACCGCGCAACGGTTTGCATCGTGAAAGCTCCTAACGTGGGGGGACGCACGAGGGCGCGTCCGGACGCGGCTACACAATCCGCCTCACGGGGCGTCCGCGCAACCCCGCCGTGTGACTTGTCCCGCAATTGGTTACGACGGGCATTCTTCGAACTGGTTCGGTCAGGTCCAAACAGGGGCCGACGGTGCGGCGCGCGGACCCCGTCAGCTGCCAGCGCCGCGCGTCGTTAGTCGAACGTCCACGCGCCGGCGGACGCGTACACGACGAGCGTGAGCGCCCGCCACGACTCCGTCGCGAGCGCCCAGGCGGCCTCGAAGGCGTCGACGGGAGCGCCCGCGTCCCGGCCCGCACGCCAGGGCGCCCCCACGGGCACGCGCGCCGCCCACACCCCCGCGCCCGCGACCCGCAGCCGCCGCACGCGTACCACGGGCGGCCCGAGCCCCGCCGCGGCCTCGCGGCGCAGCGCCCGCCGGCGGGGGACCGCGGGCACCGCGTGCATCGCGCGCACGTCGAGCAGCGCGGCGCGCAGCGTTGCCGGCGCGCCGAGCAGCCCACGCCCGAACACCTCCGCGGCGAGCGCGTCCGCGGCGGCGAGCGTGCGCAGCGCCGCGCCCGCGAGCGCGTCGACGGCGACGAACAAGCCGGGCGCGACGCCGACCGTGTCGAGCGCGGGCGTGTGGAGGAGCCGCGCCACGCGCGCGGCGGTCGCCGCCGCCCGCGCGTACCGCTCCGCCGCGTCGAGCGCGTGCTGCTCGGCCGCGTCGACTAACGGCCGCAGGCGGAGGGCGGCCCGCCGCAGCGCGGGCTCCGCGGCGTCGTGGCCGCCGTCGACCGCGTCGCTGCCGACGGCGGCCAGCACGTCGAGCGGTGGGCGCCACCCGAGCGCGCCCGCGGCAGAAACGAGCGTGAGCCGCTCCCCGCGTCCGGCGTCGGGCGTCGCGAGCGCGACCGGCCACACGCCGTGCGTGGCGAGCCAGCGGTCGACGGCGGCCACGCCGAGCGCGGGCCGTGGATCGTCCGTCGGCTCGTCGCCATTCCCCGCGTCGTCGGCCGCCGCCTGCCACCGCCCGTCGCCCGCCGACGCCCACACCACGCCGCCCGTGCAGAGCACGCGGGTCGGGATGGCGTCGGTCGCCGCGAGCAGCGCGGCGACCGACGGGCGGGCGACCGGGGGAGACACGAACGACGCGGGGTGGACGGATCGATACGGACGACCCCGGCATGTTAGCACGTACTGCTGCATTACGTACCTAGCAGCAGTCCTGCTACGGACGGCCGCCTATTTTCTGCGCATGCGTGCCCGCCGTTCCCTCGTCCTGCGCGTCGCGGCCTTCGCGGTGCTCGCGCCCGTCGTCGCGTGCGCCCGCGCCCGCGCCGCCAACCCCGGCGCGGCGCCGCTGCCCGCCGCGATCCCGTCCGTCGCGGGCCCGGTCGTCACGCAGTACGCGATGCGCTACGTCGACGTCGCCGTCGGAACGGGGGCGCCGGCCGAGCCAGGGCAGGTGTACACGGTGCACTACACGGGATGGCTGCGCGACGGTACCAGGTTCGACTCGTCGCGCGACCGCGGCGAGCCGATCCGCTTCGAGCAGGGCCGGCGGCGCGTCATCGCGGGCTGGGACGCGGGGTTCGAAGGGATGCGCGTGGGCGGCCGCCGCCGCCTCTTCATCCCCTACCAGCTCGCGTACGGCGTGCGCGGGCGCGGCCCGATCCCGCCGCGCGCGGAGCTGATCTTCGACGTCGAGCTCGTCGGCGTGTCGCCGGCGCCCGCGGCGGACAGCGCGCGCGGCCGGTGAGCGC
The Gemmatimonadetes bacterium T265 genome window above contains:
- a CDS encoding peptidyl-prolyl cis-trans isomerase, whose amino-acid sequence is MRARRSLVLRVAAFAVLAPVVACARARAANPGAAPLPAAIPSVAGPVVTQYAMRYVDVAVGTGAPAEPGQVYTVHYTGWLRDGTRFDSSRDRGEPIRFEQGRRRVIAGWDAGFEGMRVGGRRRLFIPYQLAYGVRGRGPIPPRAELIFDVELVGVSPAPAADSARGR